One region of Streptomyces rishiriensis genomic DNA includes:
- a CDS encoding GntR family transcriptional regulator, whose translation MGTTQLESVPEPKYWHLKTVLSEALDSEFTVGEILPNERDLAARFGVARATLRQALEQLELEGRLQRRRGVGTTVAPPRMGVAVGSEQQVWPGTGDDAWQTSGCTLAAPPAVVATALETARDQAVHIVRRSRVSHGQPVAAELLYVPVTSVPDLTAIDTPSEAARARAVLRELQRLELEGQDRAVELGSARADDARELDRLPGAPVLVVTTRFFAGGRTAALSVATYRADTCRLTFGASGGVEIHHGPERQAS comes from the coding sequence GTGGGGACCACGCAGCTGGAATCGGTACCGGAACCGAAGTACTGGCATCTCAAGACCGTGCTCAGCGAGGCACTCGACTCGGAATTCACGGTCGGCGAGATCCTGCCCAACGAGCGTGACCTGGCGGCCCGTTTCGGCGTCGCCCGCGCCACGCTCCGCCAGGCACTGGAGCAGCTCGAACTGGAGGGCCGCCTCCAGCGCCGCCGTGGCGTCGGCACCACCGTCGCGCCGCCGCGGATGGGCGTCGCCGTCGGCAGCGAGCAGCAGGTCTGGCCGGGCACGGGCGACGACGCCTGGCAGACGTCCGGCTGCACGCTCGCGGCCCCGCCCGCGGTCGTCGCCACCGCATTGGAGACCGCGCGCGACCAGGCCGTGCACATCGTGCGCCGCTCGCGGGTCTCGCACGGCCAGCCGGTCGCCGCCGAACTGCTCTACGTCCCCGTGACCTCGGTGCCCGACCTCACCGCGATCGACACCCCCTCCGAGGCCGCACGCGCGCGTGCGGTGCTGCGCGAGCTCCAGCGCCTGGAACTGGAGGGCCAGGACCGCGCGGTGGAGCTGGGCTCGGCCCGCGCGGACGACGCCCGGGAACTCGACCGGCTCCCCGGCGCCCCGGTCCTCGTCGTCACCACCCGCTTCTTCGCCGGGGGACGCACCGCGGCGCTCTCCGTCGCGACCTACCGCGCGGACACCTGCCGGCTGACGTTCGGCGCGTCCGGCGGCGTGGAGATACACCACGGACCGGAGCGCCAGGCCTCCTGA